Proteins encoded in a region of the Delphinus delphis chromosome 13, mDelDel1.2, whole genome shotgun sequence genome:
- the RALBP1 gene encoding ralA-binding protein 1 isoform X1, with protein MTECFLPPTSSPGEHRRVEHGSGLTRTPSSEEISPTKFPGLYRTGEPSPPHDSLHEPPDIVSDDEKDHGKKKGKFKKKEKRTEGYAAFQEDSSGDEAESPSKMKRSKGIHVFKKPSFSKKKEKDFKIKEKPKEEKHKEEKHKEEKHKEKKSKDLTAADVVKQWKEKKKKKKPIQEPEVPQIDVPNLKPIFGIPLADAVERTMMYDGVRLPAVFRECVDYVEKHGMKCEGIYRVSGIKSKVDELKAAYDREESPNLEEYEPNTVASLLKQYLRDLPENLLTKELLPRFEEACGRSSEGEKVQEFQRLLEELPECNRLLISWLIMHMDHVIAKELETKMNIQNISIVLSPTVQISNRVLYVFFTHVQELFGNVTLKQVTKPLRWSNMATMPTLPETQESIKEEIRRQEFLLNCLHRDLQGGIKDLSKEERLWEVQRILTALKRKLREAKRQECETKIAQEIASLSKEDVSKEEMNENEEVINILLAQENEILTEQEELLAMEQFLRRQIASEKEEMERLRAEIAEIQSRQQHGRSETEEYSSESESESEDEDELQLILQDLQRQNEELERRPRAVGGFPSLRQVPGQTCTPDPSSGVLSPEPRAEARGPWETGQLAAPRPAQHFTEHTNMLSRKTVLQNFSAWAVGQAAAMKGTAPWSEQGPPPHLAAHQVGTGPFGVGRKGRDGTREGRRASRAEQPPLLEEGGLWGRASPGLHGLRAGSSGVAPGFCGQRELLSAAFLLM; from the exons ATGACCGAGTGCTTCCTGCCCCCCACCAGCAGCCCGGGTGAGCACCGCAGGGTGGAGCATGGCAGTGGGCTCACCCGCACCCCCAGCTCTGAGGAGATCAGCCCCACTAAGTTTCCTGGATTGTACCGCACGGGCGAGCCCTCGCCTCCCCATGACAGCCTCCATGAGCCTCCCGATATAGTGTCTGATGATGAGAAGGACcatgggaagaaaaaaggaaaatttaagaaaaaggaaaaaagga CTGAAGGCTATGCCGCCTTTCAGGAAGATAGCTCTGGAGATGAAGCCGAAAGTCCTTCCAAAATGAAGAGGTCCAAGGGGATCCATGTTTTCAAGAAGCCCAgcttttctaaaaagaaagagaaggattttaaaataaaagagaaacccaaagaggaaaaacataaagaagaaaaacacaaagaggaaaaacataaagagaaaaagtcAAAAGACTTGACAGCAGCTGACGTGGTTAAAcagtggaaggaaaagaagaaaaagaagaagccaATTCAGGAGCCAGAGGTGCCTCAGATAGATGTCCCGAATCTCAAACCCATCTTTGGGATTCCTCTGGCTGATGCAGTGGAGAGGACCATGATGTACGATGGCGTTCGGCTGCCGGCCGTCTTCCGGGAGTGTGTGGATTATGTGGAGAAGCATGGCATGAAGTGTGAAGGCATCTACAGAGTGTCAG GAATTAAATCCAAGGTGGATGAACTGAAAGCAGCCTATGACAGAGAGGAGTCTCCAAACTTGGAAGAGTATGAGCCTAACACTGTGGCCAGTTTGCTGAAGCAATACCTGCGGGACCTGCCCGAGAACCTGCTGACCAAGGAGCTGCTGCCCCGCTTTGAAGAGGCTTGTGGGCGGAGCTCAGAGGGCGAGAAGGTGCAGGAGTTCCAGCGCCTGCTGGAGGAGCTGCCCGAGTGTAACCGTCTGCTGATCTCCTGGCTGATCATGCACATGGACCACGTTATTGCCAAGGAGctggaaacaaaaatgaacatcCAGAACATTTCTATAGTGCTCAGCCCGACTGTCCAG attagCAATCGTGTCCTATATGTGTTTTTCACACACGTGCAAGAGCTCTTCGGAAATGTGACACTGAAGCAAGTGACGAAACCTCTGCGATGGTCTAACATGGCCACGATGCCCACACTGCCCGAGACCCAGGAGAGCATCAAGGAGGAGATCAGAAGACAG GAGTTTCTTTTGAACTGTTTACATCGAGATCTGCAGGGTGGGATAAAGGATTTATCTAAAGAGGAAAGATTATGGGAAGTACAAAGAATTTTGACAGCCCtcaaaagaaaactgagagaAGCTAAAAGACAA GAGTGTGAAACCAAGATTGCACAAGAGATAGCCAGTCTTTCAAAAGAGgatgtttccaaagaagaaatgaatgaaaatgaggaAGTCATAAATATTCTTCTTGCCCAG GAGAATGAGATCCTGACTGAACAGGAGGAGCTCCTGGCCATGGAGCAGTTCCTGCGCCGACAGATCGCCTCGGAGAAAGAAGAGATGGAACGCCTCCGAGCGGAGATCGCCGAGATCCAGAG CCGCCAGCAGCACGGCCGCAGCGAGACCGAGGAGTACTCAtcagagagcgagagcgagagcgaggaCGAGGACGAGCTGCAGCTCATCCTGCAGGACCTGCAGCGGCAGAACGAGGAGCTGGAG AGGAGACCGAGGGCTGTGGGCGGCTTCCCCTCCCTCAGGCAGGTGCCAGGACAGACCTGCACGCCGGATCCCAGCTCGGGAGTCCTCTCCCCAGAGCCGCGGGCCGAGGCCAGGGGGCCGTGGGAGACGGGCCAGCTGGCAGCACCTCGTCCTGCTCAGCATTTTACAGAGCATACGAACATGCTGAGTAGGAAAACGGTCCTCCAGAACTTCAGCGCTTGGGCTGTAGGTCAGGCTGCTGCAATGAAGGGAACAGCCCCCTGGTCTGAACAAGGGCCCCCACCCCATCTGGCCGCCCACCAGGTCGGCACAGGGCCGTTCGGAGTGGGCAGGAAAGGAAGGGATGGG
- the RALBP1 gene encoding ralA-binding protein 1 isoform X2, protein MTECFLPPTSSPGEHRRVEHGSGLTRTPSSEEISPTKFPGLYRTGEPSPPHDSLHEPPDIVSDDEKDHGKKKGKFKKKEKRTEGYAAFQEDSSGDEAESPSKMKRSKGIHVFKKPSFSKKKEKDFKIKEKPKEEKHKEEKHKEEKHKEKKSKDLTAADVVKQWKEKKKKKKPIQEPEVPQIDVPNLKPIFGIPLADAVERTMMYDGVRLPAVFRECVDYVEKHGMKCEGIYRVSGIKSKVDELKAAYDREESPNLEEYEPNTVASLLKQYLRDLPENLLTKELLPRFEEACGRSSEGEKVQEFQRLLEELPECNRLLISWLIMHMDHVIAKELETKMNIQNISIVLSPTVQISNRVLYVFFTHVQELFGNVTLKQVTKPLRWSNMATMPTLPETQESIKEEIRRQEFLLNCLHRDLQGGIKDLSKEERLWEVQRILTALKRKLREAKRQECETKIAQEIASLSKEDVSKEEMNENEEVINILLAQENEILTEQEELLAMEQFLRRQIASEKEEMERLRAEIAEIQSRQQHGRSETEEYSSESESESEDEDELQLILQDLQRQNEELERRPRAVGGFPSLRQVPGQTCTPDPSSGVLSPEPRAEARGPWETGQLAAPRPAQHFTEHTNMLSRKTVLQNFSAWAVGQAAAMKGTAPWSEQGPPPHLAAHQIKNNHLNQAIHEEREAIIELRVQLRLLQLQRTRPEPQAEPEPIAREPPPSGKEQPRPSPGRDRKETPI, encoded by the exons ATGACCGAGTGCTTCCTGCCCCCCACCAGCAGCCCGGGTGAGCACCGCAGGGTGGAGCATGGCAGTGGGCTCACCCGCACCCCCAGCTCTGAGGAGATCAGCCCCACTAAGTTTCCTGGATTGTACCGCACGGGCGAGCCCTCGCCTCCCCATGACAGCCTCCATGAGCCTCCCGATATAGTGTCTGATGATGAGAAGGACcatgggaagaaaaaaggaaaatttaagaaaaaggaaaaaagga CTGAAGGCTATGCCGCCTTTCAGGAAGATAGCTCTGGAGATGAAGCCGAAAGTCCTTCCAAAATGAAGAGGTCCAAGGGGATCCATGTTTTCAAGAAGCCCAgcttttctaaaaagaaagagaaggattttaaaataaaagagaaacccaaagaggaaaaacataaagaagaaaaacacaaagaggaaaaacataaagagaaaaagtcAAAAGACTTGACAGCAGCTGACGTGGTTAAAcagtggaaggaaaagaagaaaaagaagaagccaATTCAGGAGCCAGAGGTGCCTCAGATAGATGTCCCGAATCTCAAACCCATCTTTGGGATTCCTCTGGCTGATGCAGTGGAGAGGACCATGATGTACGATGGCGTTCGGCTGCCGGCCGTCTTCCGGGAGTGTGTGGATTATGTGGAGAAGCATGGCATGAAGTGTGAAGGCATCTACAGAGTGTCAG GAATTAAATCCAAGGTGGATGAACTGAAAGCAGCCTATGACAGAGAGGAGTCTCCAAACTTGGAAGAGTATGAGCCTAACACTGTGGCCAGTTTGCTGAAGCAATACCTGCGGGACCTGCCCGAGAACCTGCTGACCAAGGAGCTGCTGCCCCGCTTTGAAGAGGCTTGTGGGCGGAGCTCAGAGGGCGAGAAGGTGCAGGAGTTCCAGCGCCTGCTGGAGGAGCTGCCCGAGTGTAACCGTCTGCTGATCTCCTGGCTGATCATGCACATGGACCACGTTATTGCCAAGGAGctggaaacaaaaatgaacatcCAGAACATTTCTATAGTGCTCAGCCCGACTGTCCAG attagCAATCGTGTCCTATATGTGTTTTTCACACACGTGCAAGAGCTCTTCGGAAATGTGACACTGAAGCAAGTGACGAAACCTCTGCGATGGTCTAACATGGCCACGATGCCCACACTGCCCGAGACCCAGGAGAGCATCAAGGAGGAGATCAGAAGACAG GAGTTTCTTTTGAACTGTTTACATCGAGATCTGCAGGGTGGGATAAAGGATTTATCTAAAGAGGAAAGATTATGGGAAGTACAAAGAATTTTGACAGCCCtcaaaagaaaactgagagaAGCTAAAAGACAA GAGTGTGAAACCAAGATTGCACAAGAGATAGCCAGTCTTTCAAAAGAGgatgtttccaaagaagaaatgaatgaaaatgaggaAGTCATAAATATTCTTCTTGCCCAG GAGAATGAGATCCTGACTGAACAGGAGGAGCTCCTGGCCATGGAGCAGTTCCTGCGCCGACAGATCGCCTCGGAGAAAGAAGAGATGGAACGCCTCCGAGCGGAGATCGCCGAGATCCAGAG CCGCCAGCAGCACGGCCGCAGCGAGACCGAGGAGTACTCAtcagagagcgagagcgagagcgaggaCGAGGACGAGCTGCAGCTCATCCTGCAGGACCTGCAGCGGCAGAACGAGGAGCTGGAG AGGAGACCGAGGGCTGTGGGCGGCTTCCCCTCCCTCAGGCAGGTGCCAGGACAGACCTGCACGCCGGATCCCAGCTCGGGAGTCCTCTCCCCAGAGCCGCGGGCCGAGGCCAGGGGGCCGTGGGAGACGGGCCAGCTGGCAGCACCTCGTCCTGCTCAGCATTTTACAGAGCATACGAACATGCTGAGTAGGAAAACGGTCCTCCAGAACTTCAGCGCTTGGGCTGTAGGTCAGGCTGCTGCAATGAAGGGAACAGCCCCCTGGTCTGAACAAGGGCCCCCACCCCATCTGGCCGCCCACCAG